In one window of Corallococcus macrosporus DNA:
- a CDS encoding DUF6068 family protein, translated as MRPSLPIAALLGAALSFLPGCESTKSSGPSPSDTRSQDTASVQASEAWARARVGDRITYAFTATQGPSPRGGGGTARSLQGQLTLEVVAVQQPWVWVRAAFSDESGKPFSQARLAQDLLFPVRADTTRPLDVPHGGKATAEVVSGAGRSWEAVRYVNDQRPVDGPLRTRVYANTPGPLYLMRGLVEAGTESSGFGMPGGVKLTLREVREGSAEASAPVPALERPLGPGAFYERFVDVAGTPPGTQRVCFSAERGYLLRTEGPVEANAAPCSDFSQAEPEPLEELLMGLPWEVLSAGDWPPASAASATRGTFSAEGRNVPALIEQSSENVEGTQRVFSQTYAAEPWAPGLAGMPYEVRFQPLASNTERVVTGGKNEPEGGTRIVRWGSWLAGAK; from the coding sequence ATGCGCCCTTCCCTCCCCATCGCCGCGCTGTTGGGTGCGGCCCTGTCGTTCCTTCCCGGCTGCGAGAGCACGAAGTCGAGCGGCCCTTCCCCTTCCGATACGCGCTCCCAGGACACCGCGTCCGTGCAGGCCTCCGAGGCCTGGGCGCGCGCACGCGTGGGGGATCGGATCACCTACGCCTTCACCGCGACGCAGGGCCCCTCGCCGCGCGGTGGTGGGGGCACCGCGCGCAGCCTTCAAGGGCAGCTGACGCTGGAGGTGGTGGCGGTGCAGCAGCCCTGGGTCTGGGTGCGCGCGGCCTTCAGCGATGAGTCGGGCAAGCCCTTCTCCCAGGCGCGGCTGGCGCAGGACCTGCTCTTCCCGGTGCGCGCGGACACGACGCGTCCGCTCGACGTGCCCCATGGCGGCAAGGCCACCGCCGAGGTCGTCTCCGGCGCGGGCCGCAGCTGGGAGGCGGTCCGCTACGTCAACGATCAGCGCCCCGTGGACGGCCCCCTGCGCACGCGCGTGTACGCCAACACGCCGGGCCCGCTCTACCTCATGCGCGGCCTGGTCGAGGCGGGGACGGAGTCGTCCGGCTTCGGCATGCCGGGCGGCGTCAAGCTGACGCTGCGCGAGGTCCGCGAGGGTTCAGCGGAGGCCAGCGCCCCCGTGCCCGCGCTGGAGCGGCCCCTGGGCCCGGGCGCGTTCTACGAGCGGTTCGTGGACGTGGCGGGGACCCCGCCCGGCACGCAGCGCGTGTGCTTCAGCGCCGAGCGTGGCTACCTGCTGCGCACCGAAGGCCCCGTCGAGGCCAACGCCGCCCCGTGCTCCGACTTCTCCCAGGCCGAGCCGGAGCCGCTGGAGGAGCTGCTGATGGGCCTGCCCTGGGAGGTGCTCTCCGCGGGGGATTGGCCGCCCGCCTCCGCCGCGTCCGCCACCCGAGGCACGTTCAGCGCGGAGGGCCGGAACGTGCCCGCGCTCATCGAGCAGAGCAGCGAGAACGTCGAAGGCACCCAGCGCGTCTTCTCGCAGACCTACGCGGCCGAGCCGTGGGCACCGGGGCTCGCGGGCATGCCCTATGAGGTGCGCTTCCAGCCGCTCGCCAGCAACACCGAGCGCGTGGTGACGGGTGGCAAGAACGAGCCCGAAGGCGGCACGCGCATCGTGCGCTGGGGTTCGTGGCTCGCGGGAGCGAAGTGA